The following coding sequences are from one Leptospira stimsonii window:
- a CDS encoding ParB N-terminal domain-containing protein yields the protein MKIRVSDIKVKNRIRKDLGDLRPLKESIQKLGLLHPILIDLDNTLISGERRLESVKSLGWEYVDVRIVDIRNKKERVQMEAEENNIRLEFTSEEQERVQELLERYSYSTIFGRILAWFLDLWDWIKRFFQKK from the coding sequence ATGAAAATCCGAGTCTCCGACATCAAAGTTAAGAATCGTATCCGAAAAGATTTGGGCGATCTTCGCCCCTTAAAAGAATCCATCCAAAAGCTGGGTCTTTTGCATCCGATTCTCATCGATCTGGACAATACCTTGATTTCCGGAGAGAGAAGACTTGAAAGCGTAAAGTCGCTCGGTTGGGAATATGTCGACGTTCGGATCGTAGACATTCGAAATAAAAAGGAAAGGGTTCAGATGGAGGCCGAAGAAAACAACATTCGTTTGGAATTTACTTCGGAAGAACAGGAAAGAGTCCAGGAGCTTCTGGAAAGGTATTCGTATTCAACAATCTTCGGAAGAATCCTTGCTTGGTTTTTGGATCTTTGGGACTGGATCAAACGGTTTTTTCAAAAAAAATGA
- the lipL32 gene encoding major surface lipoprotein LipL32 — protein MKKLSILAISVALFASITACGAFGGLPSLKSSFVLSESTIPGTNETVKTLLPYGSVIHYYGYIKPGQAPDGLVDGSKKAYYLYVWVPAVIAEMGVRMISPTGEIGEPGDGDLVSDAFKAATPEEKSMPNWFDTWIRVERMSAIMPDQIAKAAKGKPLQKLEDDDDGDDTYKEERHAKYNSLTRITIPNPPKSFDELKSIDTKKLLVRGLYRIAFTTYKPGEVKGSFVASVGLLFPPGIPGVSPLIHSNPEELQKQAVAAEDSLKKAAAEATK, from the coding sequence ATGAAAAAACTTTCGATTTTGGCTATCTCCGTCGCACTCTTTGCAAGCATCACAGCTTGTGGAGCATTCGGCGGTCTGCCAAGCCTAAAAAGCTCTTTTGTACTGAGCGAGAGCACCATCCCAGGGACAAATGAAACAGTAAAAACTTTACTGCCCTACGGGTCTGTAATCCATTACTATGGATACATCAAGCCAGGACAAGCGCCAGACGGTTTAGTCGATGGAAGCAAAAAAGCATACTACCTTTACGTTTGGGTTCCTGCTGTTATCGCTGAGATGGGAGTTCGTATGATTTCCCCAACTGGCGAAATCGGTGAACCAGGCGACGGAGACCTAGTAAGTGACGCTTTCAAAGCGGCAACTCCAGAAGAAAAATCAATGCCAAATTGGTTCGATACTTGGATTCGCGTTGAAAGAATGTCCGCTATTATGCCGGACCAAATCGCTAAAGCGGCGAAAGGAAAACCACTTCAAAAGCTCGAAGACGATGATGATGGAGATGATACTTACAAAGAAGAGAGACATGCAAAATACAACTCTCTTACAAGAATTACCATCCCTAATCCTCCAAAATCTTTTGACGAACTGAAAAGTATCGATACTAAAAAACTTTTAGTAAGAGGTCTTTACAGAATCGCTTTCACTACCTACAAACCAGGTGAAGTGAAAGGATCTTTCGTTGCATCAGTTGGTCTGCTCTTCCCACCAGGTATTCCAGGTGTGAGCCCACTGATTCACTCAAATCCTGAAGAACTGCAAAAACAAGCAGTAGCTGCTGAAGATTCTTTGAAAAAAGCTGCAGCTGAAGCTACTAAGTAA